The genome window CTGCTGCAAGGCGCGGATTTCCCGGCGCATTTCGAGCCGGAGCTTGGCGTCGAGGTTGGAGAGGGGTTCGTCCATGAGGCAGACGGCGGCCTCCGCCACCAGCGCCCGGCCAAGAGCCACGCGCTGCTGCTGCCCGCCGGAAAGCGCGGACGGCTTGCGCTCCAGAAGCCCGGTAAGACCGAGGATGTCCACGGCCTTTTCCAGGCGGCGCTTTTGCTCATCCGGCGAGACCTTCCGCACCTTGAGGCCGAACAGGATGTTTTCCCTGACCGTCATATGAGGGAACAGCGCGTAGGATTGAAAAACCATGGCCAACCGCCGTTTGGCGGGGTGGGTATAGGTTACGTCCGTATCGTCAATAAAAATGCGGCCGCCCGTCACCTGTTCAAGGCCCGCGATCAGCCGCAGTGTTGTGGATTTGCCGCAGCCCGAAGGACCGAGCAGAACCAGGAGGGTCCCCTCTTCCACGTCAAAGGAAACATTTTCCACGGCGCGGGTGGCATCCCATTGTTTGCAAACGTTCTCAAGACGGATGGCGGCCAAAACAGACTCCTTTTCACGAAAAGATCCGGGAACGGATAATGGGCATAACGCCGGGCAGCGTATAACCATATAGATTGTTACGGTTCAGATCAAGGACGCAGTTGCACGGGGAGTGCGTCCCAATGTGCTTCCCATTGCGCCGGTGTATGTATAACGCCGCTCCGCGCGTCCCTGCGTATCCTTGTCTAAAACCACACTGAGCCCTACCGGCGGGCGGTTACCGTTGTATGGCGGTTCTGTGACGATTGGGCGGCAACCGCATCTTGACGGGCCGGATGGCGCACTCTACATAGGTGTGACCGGTATCCCGCCGAAGAGGAGAACGCATGCTTGTCATCCAGATTTCCGACCTGCACGTCGCCGCGAACAGGGGCCTGGCCTTCAACGTGGCTGACGGCGCCGCCCTGCTGGAAAAAACCGTGGACCACCTTACAGCCCTGCCGCAAAAACCGGACTGCGTCGTGGTTTCCGGCGATATCGCCGTGAACGGCACGCCCGGAGGGTACGCGATCGTGGCGGAACAGTTCGCGCGGTTCGACGTGCCGGTGTTCGTGCTGCCCGGCAACCACGACAACCGGGAAAACCTGCTCGCCGCGCTCGGGCGCTATTGCCCCGCGGACCCCAAGATGGCCCCGTACCTCTGTTACACGCGGGAGGAATTTCCGGTGCGCCTGGTGTTCGCGGACGGCACCCGGCCCGGCTCGCATTCCGGGCACCTGGACGAACAGGTCGCGGAATGGCTGCAAACCGTCTTCTGCGAGAAGACCGATACCCCGACGCTGCTCTTCACCCACCACCCGCCGTTTCTCTCCGCGCTCGGCGTAATGGACGAGCCGTATGAAAACGCGGGCGCATTCGGGGCGATCCTGGACGAGAACCCCCAGGTCCGGCTGTGCTGCGGCCACCTGCACCGGTCCATGGCCACCCTGTGGCACGGGGTCATGGCCATGACCGCGCCGCCGCTCGCCCTGCATATCGTGGCGGATTTCTCCCCGCAGGGCGGGGACGCCTTTACGGACGGCACCCCGGCCTACCTCGCGCACCATCTGTATGAAGGCCGGGTGAACACCCACGTTTGCCAGGTTCCGGGAACATTCGCCTACAAAGGCCCCTACTCGTTTGCCAAGCCGCCAAAACTCTCCTGACGGCGGCCGCGCATACAGGAAAAATAAAAAAATCACACTCATGTGCTGCGAGCCTCAGATTGATGACAAACCCCGTAGCATAAAGACATCTGGATTCCCGCCTTCGCGGGAATGACGGGTGCTTGCGCTTTCGCGGAAATGACGGATTGACTTACGTGACTTGTGGCACAAGCATTTTTTTACCCGAGCGTCATCCCCGCGCAGGCGGGGATCCAGTGCTTTTGGACTCTGTCAGCAGTCTGAGGCCCGCCGTGCGCGGGCCTGATTTTTTGCGGCAACGCCCGGCCAAAAAATACTTGACATAATAAAACTAAAAAAATAGTTATGTAGTCACGATAACGACGCCACTCCAACCCCTCGAGGTACCCGATGAAGCGCGAATATATTGCCGAATTACCGGAAGGCATGCTCCCCACGGCAGCGATCTTTTCCGCGTTGGGCGATCCCGTCCGGCAGCGGATCCTGATGTTGTTCGAGCCGGGCGAAGCCCTTTCCATTAAAGATATCGCCGAGCTTTTCGCGCTGAGCCGCACGGCCGTCGTGCATCATCTGATCGTTCTGGAACGGGCGGGCATTCTCGCCCAGCGCCGCGCCGGCAAGGCGACCCTGTATTCCCTGCGGCCGGAGGTCGTGCTGGAAGCGGTCACCGCCGTGCGCGACTATATCCTTGAGGAATTTCCCGGAGCCGCCGGAGGCAAGTAATGGCTGACACGACCACAACCCCCGCCGCCCCCGCCCCCGCCAACGGGCAGACCGGGACCATCATCGGCCTGGGCAGCTGCTACGCCCTGGGCACGTTCACGGACAATTTCTATAAGCAGGCCGCCATCCTCATGGCCGCCTCCGGGGCGGCGGCGGGTGCCGGAACGGCCGACATGCTGGGGTTTGCC of uncultured delta proteobacterium contains these proteins:
- a CDS encoding Toxin-antitoxin system, antitoxin component, ArsR family yields the protein MKREYIAELPEGMLPTAAIFSALGDPVRQRILMLFEPGEALSIKDIAELFALSRTAVVHHLIVLERAGILAQRRAGKATLYSLRPEVVLEAVTAVRDYILEEFPGAAGGK
- the ugpC gene encoding sn-glycerol-3-phosphate import ATP-binding protein UgpC gives rise to the protein MAAIRLENVCKQWDATRAVENVSFDVEEGTLLVLLGPSGCGKSTTLRLIAGLEQVTGGRIFIDDTDVTYTHPAKRRLAMVFQSYALFPHMTVRENILFGLKVRKVSPDEQKRRLEKAVDILGLTGLLERKPSALSGGQQQRVALGRALVAEAAVCLMDEPLSNLDAKLRLEMRREIRALQQRLGMTMVYVTHDQTEAMSMADTIILMQGGHIVQNDAPARLYSRPATTFAAGFIGTPPMNLMAVAARDGKVIVRGSEDCCVPRVSSADFTLGIRPEDITIRPSGITPSDGAWKATVVSMEYLGADSVVACKVGDQQVAVQMAGQPAVKPGDVLTLHFPEDKLHFFDAASGRRVDPS
- the cpdA gene encoding 3',5'-cyclic adenosine monophosphate phosphodiesterase CpdA, coding for MLVIQISDLHVAANRGLAFNVADGAALLEKTVDHLTALPQKPDCVVVSGDIAVNGTPGGYAIVAEQFARFDVPVFVLPGNHDNRENLLAALGRYCPADPKMAPYLCYTREEFPVRLVFADGTRPGSHSGHLDEQVAEWLQTVFCEKTDTPTLLFTHHPPFLSALGVMDEPYENAGAFGAILDENPQVRLCCGHLHRSMATLWHGVMAMTAPPLALHIVADFSPQGGDAFTDGTPAYLAHHLYEGRVNTHVCQVPGTFAYKGPYSFAKPPKLS
- a CDS encoding hypothetical protein (Evidence 5 : No homology to any previously reported sequences); translated protein: MRFRGNDGLTYVTCGTSIFLPERHPRAGGDPVLLDSVSSLRPAVRGPDFLRQRPAKKYLT